From Bacteroidota bacterium, the proteins below share one genomic window:
- a CDS encoding nucleotidyl transferase AbiEii/AbiGii toxin family protein — MAKRKRFELDKLQQETLSLFSSSPLRGSFYWTGGTALSFFHLQHRKSEDIDLFSSHPFSHEIILEFINSLRKKTNLSGVEEKRIYSRYEFFLHNDSTLRLEFVHYDFPALGKKKKWKGIFVDSLTDMAANKTMAMLDRHDPKDAFDVYFLIHEKKFSAVKLVSLVKKKFGITFPISVFLDRALLSAQALKNIKPLLLQPDKIIDAVIEYFEKESAKELRKRLSD, encoded by the coding sequence ATGGCAAAAAGAAAAAGATTCGAACTGGATAAATTGCAGCAAGAAACCCTTTCGCTTTTTTCCTCCTCTCCCCTTCGCGGCTCTTTTTATTGGACAGGAGGAACCGCTCTTTCTTTTTTCCATCTCCAGCACAGGAAATCAGAAGATATAGATTTATTTTCTTCGCATCCTTTTTCTCATGAAATTATTCTTGAGTTCATTAATTCACTTCGCAAAAAAACGAATCTATCCGGAGTGGAAGAAAAAAGAATTTACAGCCGGTACGAATTTTTTCTGCATAATGATTCTACACTCCGTCTGGAATTTGTCCACTACGATTTTCCGGCACTTGGAAAAAAAAAGAAATGGAAAGGAATCTTCGTGGACTCACTTACCGATATGGCTGCCAATAAAACAATGGCAATGCTCGACAGGCATGACCCGAAGGATGCCTTTGATGTGTATTTTTTAATTCATGAAAAAAAGTTTTCTGCCGTAAAATTAGTATCGCTTGTCAAAAAGAAATTCGGCATTACTTTCCCCATTTCAGTTTTCCTGGACAGGGCGTTGCTTTCGGCTCAAGCGCTTAAAAATATTAAACCTCTTTTGCTGCAACCGGATAAAATTATTGATGCTGTAATAGAATATTTTGAAAAAGAATCTGCCAAAGAATTAAGAAAACGACTATCCGATTGA
- a CDS encoding T9SS type A sorting domain-containing protein yields the protein MKIKKITTAIFLSCIFLSDVFLYAQGNQMNLQKYWHYRYRLKNYFMVMGDGSGESLPATIRNIYGISSMQWSETPRYMGWYLGVLATEYKLLADNGQTSPSDLTNELTKQELYYALKAIERIDILAEVAYKKPYDPVANLNGFLIEDDVSPLFVQQHINELNKPIGVNPISTTWLNGSGEPAYVDKNTSLSVLAQNPASQDMIEELFIGFSLISKCVPNVSMTFHDNNGNLISDNLHQRALDEMDRILTYVAAFNDPQKNTWTIYDPDNNYTGNAQGGDLRAYSHGFAHAGNFIYLGKNYEGGGSEGVFEPLWQSAQTLGCTVRNNQNDHIALGLASICDCWNDFNASTPNQTKAGIKRQGDYDAHYFLAEGGEPCDWASNHYGFDLFYGALHRFLHNYDISEDPAISLCDIQTILDNAPWDGPYSHFETVEVPPNSGNFFCVQSTKDIAPNGWGSSLRFSVAPTPGNEAQINGDCGFRGNYNGLDYMLFHNLYYLLNGMPGQLVHGIYPLPGDDCDPGSGSQPLPYVVNTDKFVFVNGLLEKQLTETCSGGGYATYHGDVRIFGGQRGVTVMNTYVEYGSHFHISIDPNNCGVNPDIYVFDPSAYQRVNQNQNNNNNSTLPPYTMSEEFKKTSIIPAVLISPNPNHGFFTVQLLQDAAQAQGAKDRSASLTASITIYNDMVQEIYKSAISSNQSSIDLSSQPKGIYFVKVQSASKIYTEKVVIQ from the coding sequence ATGAAAATAAAAAAAATAACAACAGCAATTTTTCTGAGTTGTATTTTTCTTTCAGATGTTTTTCTTTATGCGCAAGGCAATCAAATGAATCTTCAGAAATACTGGCATTACCGTTATCGCTTGAAAAATTATTTTATGGTGATGGGTGATGGTTCGGGAGAAAGTTTGCCGGCAACAATAAGAAATATTTATGGCATATCTTCTATGCAATGGTCAGAAACCCCGCGCTACATGGGCTGGTATCTGGGAGTGCTTGCCACCGAATATAAACTGCTTGCCGATAACGGGCAAACTTCTCCCTCTGATTTAACCAATGAATTGACAAAACAGGAATTATATTATGCACTCAAAGCAATAGAACGGATTGATATTCTTGCAGAGGTTGCTTATAAAAAACCCTATGACCCGGTTGCTAACCTTAATGGATTTTTAATTGAAGACGATGTAAGCCCTCTTTTTGTTCAGCAGCATATTAATGAATTGAATAAACCCATAGGCGTTAATCCCATAAGCACAACATGGCTAAACGGCAGTGGCGAGCCAGCTTATGTAGATAAAAATACTTCGCTTTCTGTTTTAGCACAAAATCCTGCGAGTCAGGATATGATAGAAGAACTATTCATTGGCTTTTCGCTTATCAGCAAATGTGTTCCAAATGTTTCCATGACTTTTCATGATAACAATGGTAATCTTATAAGCGATAATTTACATCAGAGAGCGCTTGATGAAATGGATAGAATATTAACTTATGTAGCCGCTTTTAATGATCCCCAGAAAAATACATGGACGATCTATGACCCCGATAATAATTATACTGGCAATGCTCAAGGGGGAGATTTGCGAGCATACTCACATGGTTTTGCCCATGCAGGTAATTTTATTTACTTGGGAAAAAATTATGAAGGAGGTGGGAGCGAAGGAGTGTTTGAGCCATTGTGGCAATCGGCACAAACTTTGGGTTGTACTGTACGGAACAATCAGAATGACCATATTGCGCTTGGCTTGGCGTCTATTTGCGATTGCTGGAATGATTTCAACGCAAGTACTCCAAATCAAACCAAAGCAGGTATAAAGCGACAAGGAGATTATGATGCTCATTATTTTCTTGCAGAAGGGGGAGAACCATGCGATTGGGCTTCCAATCATTACGGTTTCGATTTATTTTACGGAGCATTACACCGGTTTTTGCATAACTACGATATAAGTGAAGACCCTGCTATTTCTTTATGCGATATACAAACCATTTTAGATAATGCGCCATGGGATGGTCCGTATTCTCATTTTGAAACTGTAGAAGTGCCACCAAACTCAGGAAATTTTTTCTGCGTGCAGAGTACAAAAGATATTGCTCCTAATGGATGGGGAAGTAGTTTGCGTTTTTCAGTTGCCCCTACTCCTGGAAATGAGGCACAGATAAATGGAGATTGTGGTTTCAGGGGCAACTACAATGGTCTTGACTATATGCTATTTCATAATTTATATTATTTGCTGAATGGAATGCCCGGGCAATTGGTGCATGGAATTTATCCCCTCCCGGGAGATGATTGTGACCCGGGCTCCGGCTCGCAGCCCCTCCCCTATGTTGTAAACACAGATAAATTTGTTTTTGTTAACGGCTTGCTTGAAAAACAACTTACTGAAACTTGCAGCGGAGGTGGCTATGCAACTTATCATGGCGATGTGCGGATTTTTGGCGGGCAAAGAGGAGTCACGGTAATGAACACATATGTTGAGTATGGTTCTCATTTCCACATAAGCATTGACCCCAATAATTGCGGAGTTAATCCTGATATTTACGTTTTTGACCCATCCGCTTATCAACGCGTTAATCAAAACCAAAATAACAATAACAACAGCACGCTTCCTCCCTATACAATGTCAGAGGAATTCAAAAAAACATCAATCATTCCGGCAGTATTAATTTCACCAAATCCCAACCATGGCTTCTTTACTGTGCAATTGCTGCAAGATGCTGCGCAAGCGCAAGGCGCAAAAGATCGTTCGGCTTCACTCACTGCAAGCATTACCATTTACAATGACATGGTGCAGGAAATTTATAAATCGGCAATCAGCAGTAATCAATCATCAATTGATTTATCTTCCCAGCCCAAAGGAATTTATTTTGTGAAGGTGCAGAGCGCGAGCAAGATTTATACTGAAAAAGTGGTGATACAGTAA
- a CDS encoding T9SS type A sorting domain-containing protein — translation MKKFFPLFFFIAFTQLFAQKTIRHADGSYFKQCSHFEITKPLWQLAKENPAAEKTGAHGEAADRKRKFARVFSPPSVTTSADPVVQKTEGNVSTHGAIENFDGTYSADGWYPLDPTGMAGPNHFVQCVNSNYQVFGKTGVPVTAIIDLATLFPNSTDDGDPIVMYDKFADRWFISEFQSVPPVSGNEVQMLIAVSATNDPAGSYYLYTFEPDSADYIDYPKFSIWADGYYETCNCDFQKVTVYDRTKMLAGDTTAGFIVIPSVNPNPNGFWCPQTLFADGQLPPYGSPEYLFYYTDDNWGAPYQDMIYIYKVTANWSTKTGTLAADDSLATQPFNSYFTGGTLQDIAQPGTTIKLDALDGFFAYRIPYVRWSTYNSAVMSYPVNTGNKVAGIRWYELRQDSATNKWSIAQQSTYAPADTVSRWNAGIGMDMNGNIGLAFNVASAKSVFPGIRYTGRNACDSLGTMTLAESTPVTGSSNWTDNRWGDYSHISLDPTDGITFWHTNQYIGTAHSLNTRIFSFQIPLCSSGVPSLSSAPAELHAFQSGNMLYIKATGLTSEKNFEVGLYTLEGKLISRQLVSPVAGTLETAMNIFGFARGIYLVRIISDNFQRTVKVSVE, via the coding sequence ATGAAAAAATTCTTCCCGCTCTTCTTCTTCATCGCCTTCACGCAATTGTTCGCACAAAAAACAATCAGGCATGCCGATGGCTCGTACTTCAAACAATGCAGCCATTTTGAAATTACAAAACCGCTTTGGCAGTTGGCGAAAGAAAATCCGGCAGCAGAAAAAACAGGAGCGCATGGCGAAGCGGCAGACCGCAAAAGAAAATTTGCGCGCGTGTTTTCTCCGCCTTCTGTAACAACTTCCGCAGACCCGGTGGTGCAAAAAACAGAAGGCAATGTTTCCACCCATGGCGCCATTGAAAACTTTGACGGCACTTACAGCGCTGACGGATGGTATCCGCTTGACCCAACGGGAATGGCGGGACCCAATCATTTTGTGCAATGCGTGAATTCAAATTACCAGGTGTTCGGCAAAACAGGCGTGCCCGTTACCGCCATCATTGATTTAGCCACGCTCTTTCCGAATTCAACTGACGATGGCGACCCGATTGTGATGTATGATAAGTTTGCCGACCGCTGGTTTATTTCCGAGTTCCAGTCGGTGCCTCCTGTTTCCGGCAACGAAGTCCAGATGCTGATAGCAGTTTCCGCCACCAACGACCCTGCGGGAAGTTATTATCTCTACACGTTTGAACCCGATTCAGCCGATTATATTGATTACCCCAAGTTTTCCATCTGGGCGGACGGATATTACGAAACCTGCAACTGCGATTTTCAGAAAGTAACCGTGTATGACCGAACCAAAATGCTTGCGGGCGATACCACTGCCGGCTTCATCGTGATTCCTTCGGTGAATCCCAACCCGAATGGTTTTTGGTGCCCGCAAACATTATTTGCCGATGGGCAACTTCCCCCTTACGGCTCGCCCGAATATTTATTTTATTACACCGATGATAACTGGGGCGCTCCCTACCAAGACATGATTTATATTTATAAAGTAACCGCCAACTGGAGCACCAAAACCGGAACGCTCGCTGCGGATGATTCGCTCGCCACGCAGCCGTTCAATTCTTATTTCACCGGGGGAACCCTGCAGGATATTGCGCAGCCGGGCACCACTATTAAATTAGATGCGCTCGATGGATTTTTCGCGTACCGCATTCCGTACGTGCGGTGGAGCACTTACAATTCCGCAGTGATGAGTTACCCGGTGAATACGGGAAACAAAGTGGCGGGCATACGCTGGTATGAATTGCGGCAGGACAGCGCCACCAATAAATGGAGCATTGCACAGCAGAGTACCTACGCGCCTGCCGATACGGTGAGCCGCTGGAATGCGGGAATAGGAATGGACATGAACGGAAACATAGGGCTGGCGTTTAATGTTGCTTCAGCGAAATCGGTTTTTCCGGGCATCCGCTACACGGGAAGAAATGCCTGCGATAGTTTGGGCACCATGACGCTTGCCGAAAGCACGCCCGTTACCGGCTCTTCTAACTGGACGGATAACCGCTGGGGCGACTACTCGCATATTTCACTCGACCCCACCGATGGAATTACTTTCTGGCATACGAACCAATACATAGGAACAGCGCATTCGCTGAACACGCGGATTTTTTCTTTCCAGATTCCTCTTTGCAGTTCAGGAGTGCCGTCTCTTTCCTCTGCTCCTGCAGAACTGCACGCGTTTCAATCTGGAAATATGCTGTACATAAAAGCAACAGGATTAACTTCGGAAAAAAACTTTGAAGTCGGGTTGTACACGCTGGAAGGAAAACTCATCAGCCGCCAATTAGTTTCTCCCGTTGCGGGAACGCTTGAAACCGCTATGAACATTTTCGGATTCGCGCGGGGAATTTATTTAGTGAGAATCATCAGCGACAATTTTCAACGAACCGTAAAAGTGAGTGTGGAGTAG
- a CDS encoding PKD domain-containing protein has protein sequence MQNKATNWQRIRHYIIFVGLKIKEEMKRNNNSGITLFIIAALLHSFSPEVFSQTALGSYNCTGGTQTYTVPAGVCQIQIKAWGGGGGGGGVDSYVGGTGGGGSYATVTINVAPGDVLTIYAGCLGIGGIGCTTNPGGGGGWGYGNGGNGGAAGPVPCSGPGGGGGGSSGVRLNGVPVIVAAGGAGGGGGGCNSAGGAGGAGGINGSSTACGAGGGTASSSGSPNGNTGTSHTADGGGGGGGGGGYVNGGNGGGVPPVGPSCGIGDCGAAGGGGGDSFGTITLGSGATPGNSADPDLCAGCAQGGGSQANGTSGFVKLFSIPAVSVTVAGQNILCNGQCTGTAAATPLCGTVPYSYLWNNGQTAQTATGLCAGTYSVTVTDAVGSTAVNTVTITQPPLLTAAVTAAAVLCNGGTTSATAAPSGGTPPYTYAWSNSQFTPTATGLIAGTYSVLVIDANGCTFTTSVTITQPSALSIAASTTTEFCNRSDGTASVTAAGGTGTYTYLWNPTSQISSTATGLAAGNYSITVTDANGCTHDTSIVVNFTPGPTAVAGAGGSICFGNSIALNASGGGTYSWTPAAALSNPLVSNPVASPTATTNYTVIVTDANNCSASDNLTVTVNPKPVPAFLAPNVCFNNSASFTDQSSTPSGTITGWNWSFGDGNFSTLQNPSHTYAAYGTFTVQLVAVNSFGCIDSISHIITVNPLPNATFSSTTVCFGNQTCFSDLSTIPSGTVTGWSWNFADLNSGPNNISYAQNPCHVFTSAGTFNVLLTVTSDSGCQSNTFLPAVVMALPVAGWSAQAVCYTSPSVFTNTSSSGSQWNWNFGDGNFSTQQSPSHTYATYGTYTVTQIVTSSGGCKDTLAQTITVYALPIVNFATDTVCLGDTTLFTDLSSIPSGSITSWNWNFGDGNSSSLQNPVHAYSSSGTFNAALTVTSNNGCANTLALAVVVHPLPKADFSYAPANITLVDEVAFTDLTTGGAVQWFWNFGDSTTDTLQFPSHVYNNVGTYTVTLIATSYYGCKDTVMQEIEVNQYAFYIPNTFTPNGDGINDFFFGAGIGIADYEFSIFDRWGNLIFHCHVNDLPQTPACRWDGIIRTGTSGEPVQQDVYVWKVKLTSVFKREYNFTGTVTVVK, from the coding sequence ATGCAAAACAAAGCAACCAATTGGCAGAGGATACGTCATTATATTATCTTTGTCGGATTAAAAATAAAAGAGGAGATGAAAAGGAATAATAATAGTGGAATAACTCTTTTCATCATTGCCGCGCTGCTGCATTCATTTTCTCCGGAAGTTTTTTCTCAAACCGCGCTCGGCTCTTATAACTGCACGGGCGGTACGCAAACCTATACGGTTCCCGCAGGAGTTTGCCAGATACAAATAAAGGCATGGGGAGGTGGAGGCGGTGGCGGTGGCGTTGATTCCTATGTAGGCGGAACAGGTGGCGGAGGAAGTTATGCTACGGTTACCATTAACGTTGCGCCCGGAGATGTTCTTACCATCTATGCCGGCTGCCTCGGCATTGGCGGAATTGGATGCACCACCAACCCCGGAGGCGGAGGCGGCTGGGGATACGGAAACGGAGGCAATGGCGGAGCTGCAGGTCCCGTCCCCTGCTCCGGTCCCGGAGGCGGAGGTGGCGGCTCTTCAGGTGTGCGGCTCAATGGCGTTCCCGTAATTGTTGCTGCCGGTGGCGCGGGCGGTGGCGGTGGCGGATGCAACAGCGCAGGCGGAGCCGGTGGCGCGGGCGGCATTAACGGAAGTTCTACTGCCTGTGGCGCTGGTGGCGGAACTGCATCGTCAAGCGGTTCTCCGAATGGAAATACAGGCACCAGCCATACTGCCGATGGCGGTGGAGGCGGTGGCGGTGGTGGCGGATATGTAAATGGCGGCAATGGCGGAGGCGTTCCGCCCGTAGGTCCCAGTTGCGGCATTGGTGATTGCGGGGCTGCCGGTGGCGGTGGTGGCGATAGTTTCGGAACCATCACACTGGGCAGCGGAGCAACTCCCGGCAACAGCGCTGACCCCGATTTATGCGCGGGCTGTGCGCAGGGCGGAGGTTCGCAAGCCAACGGAACCAGCGGCTTCGTAAAACTTTTTTCAATTCCCGCAGTGAGCGTTACGGTTGCGGGGCAAAATATTTTATGCAACGGACAATGCACCGGAACAGCCGCTGCCACTCCTTTATGCGGAACAGTTCCTTACTCCTATTTATGGAACAACGGTCAAACAGCGCAAACTGCCACCGGGCTTTGTGCCGGAACTTATTCGGTTACTGTTACCGATGCGGTGGGCAGCACTGCCGTGAACACAGTTACCATTACACAGCCACCGCTTCTTACTGCCGCTGTTACTGCCGCTGCTGTTCTTTGCAACGGGGGAACTACTTCTGCCACTGCCGCGCCTTCAGGCGGAACGCCTCCTTATACATACGCATGGAGCAACAGCCAGTTCACTCCAACTGCCACCGGGCTTATCGCAGGAACTTATTCAGTGCTGGTTATTGATGCCAACGGATGCACATTTACAACATCGGTTACCATAACGCAGCCCTCCGCGCTTTCAATCGCTGCAAGCACCACCACTGAGTTTTGCAACCGCTCCGATGGAACTGCTTCGGTAACTGCGGCAGGTGGAACAGGCACCTACACTTACTTGTGGAATCCAACATCCCAGATTTCTTCCACGGCAACGGGGTTAGCCGCAGGAAATTATTCCATCACCGTTACCGATGCCAACGGATGCACACACGATACAAGTATTGTTGTAAACTTTACTCCGGGTCCCACTGCCGTTGCAGGGGCAGGAGGCAGTATTTGTTTTGGAAATTCCATTGCGCTGAATGCAAGCGGAGGAGGAACGTATTCATGGACTCCTGCAGCCGCTTTAAGCAATCCGCTTGTTTCAAATCCGGTGGCAAGCCCAACCGCAACCACCAATTACACGGTGATTGTTACCGATGCGAATAATTGCTCTGCCTCCGATAATCTTACTGTTACGGTGAATCCCAAACCGGTTCCTGCATTTCTTGCGCCCAATGTTTGCTTCAACAATTCCGCTTCCTTCACCGACCAGTCCTCCACTCCCAGCGGAACTATTACGGGCTGGAACTGGAGTTTCGGTGACGGAAATTTTTCCACGCTGCAAAATCCTTCGCATACCTATGCCGCTTACGGAACTTTCACGGTGCAATTAGTGGCGGTGAATTCTTTCGGATGCATAGATTCAATTTCTCATATCATTACTGTCAATCCCCTGCCGAATGCAACTTTTTCTTCCACTACCGTTTGCTTCGGAAATCAAACCTGCTTCAGCGATCTTTCCACCATTCCTTCGGGAACGGTTACGGGCTGGAGCTGGAACTTTGCCGACCTGAATTCAGGACCGAACAATATTTCTTACGCGCAGAATCCCTGCCATGTATTTACATCTGCCGGAACTTTTAACGTGCTGCTCACCGTTACTTCCGACAGCGGATGCCAGAGCAATACTTTTTTGCCCGCAGTGGTAATGGCGCTTCCGGTGGCGGGATGGTCTGCGCAGGCGGTATGTTATACTTCCCCCAGCGTATTTACAAACACTTCTTCGAGCGGCTCGCAATGGAACTGGAACTTTGGTGACGGAAATTTTTCCACGCAGCAAAGCCCCTCGCATACCTATGCCACTTACGGCACTTACACCGTTACGCAAATTGTAACTTCATCGGGAGGATGCAAGGATACCCTTGCGCAGACCATTACCGTGTACGCATTGCCGATAGTGAACTTTGCAACCGATACCGTTTGCCTGGGCGATACCACATTGTTTACCGATTTATCTTCCATTCCCTCAGGAAGCATCACTTCGTGGAACTGGAATTTTGGAGATGGAAATTCTTCTTCGCTTCAGAATCCGGTGCATGCATATTCTTCTTCGGGAACTTTCAATGCAGCGCTTACGGTTACTTCCAACAACGGCTGCGCCAATACGCTTGCGCTTGCGGTGGTGGTGCATCCGCTTCCCAAGGCAGATTTTTCGTACGCTCCTGCGAATATCACGCTGGTGGATGAAGTTGCCTTCACGGATTTGACAACGGGCGGTGCGGTGCAGTGGTTCTGGAACTTCGGTGATTCAACAACAGATACTCTTCAGTTTCCCTCGCATGTTTACAATAATGTGGGCACTTACACCGTTACGCTTATTGCCACTTCGTACTACGGCTGCAAAGACACGGTGATGCAGGAAATAGAAGTGAACCAATACGCATTTTATATTCCCAACACCTTTACTCCGAACGGAGACGGAATAAATGATTTCTTTTTCGGAGCAGGCATTGGAATAGCCGATTATGAATTTTCTATTTTCGACCGCTGGGGAAATTTAATTTTCCATTGCCACGTGAACGATTTGCCGCAAACTCCCGCCTGCCGGTGGGATGGAATTATAAGAACCGGAACTTCGGGTGAGCCCGTTCAGCAGGATGTATATGTCTGGAAAGTAAAACTCACAAGTGTTTTCAAAAGGGAATATAATTTTACAGGCACGGTTACGGTGGTGAAATAG
- a CDS encoding class I SAM-dependent methyltransferase yields MADQKELDAHYTIMDKIFRLSLGEKGAYSCARFDGDFSLTTEQAQLRKYEFIEKHCNIKSGTKMLDMGCGWGHFVDYLTKRGVDAYGVVLAKGQADACIKNGLKVKEMNSKEITPATFGRFEAITAMGSPEHLCSVEEYREGKQKKIYDTYFKQVADLLPVGGRFYCQAMVFGPNMVKFEDIKFGQTDLWKKDFTNEEYMDIICEVFPGSWLPYGKEGLTEPASKYFKVITIDSGRLDYIETIKRWTAAFTAFNFQKYLLFASMAPQYLTSASFRRWMRRFKIQANLHVFYREIFEHYRIVFEKVND; encoded by the coding sequence ATGGCAGACCAGAAAGAATTAGACGCGCACTACACCATCATGGATAAAATTTTCCGCCTGAGTTTGGGCGAAAAAGGCGCGTATAGCTGCGCGCGGTTTGACGGAGATTTTTCCCTTACCACTGAACAGGCGCAACTGAGAAAATATGAATTCATAGAGAAGCATTGCAACATTAAGTCCGGAACCAAAATGCTCGACATGGGTTGCGGCTGGGGGCATTTTGTAGATTATCTTACAAAGAGAGGAGTGGATGCATACGGAGTAGTGCTCGCAAAAGGCCAGGCGGATGCGTGCATAAAAAACGGATTGAAGGTAAAAGAAATGAACTCCAAAGAAATTACTCCCGCAACCTTTGGAAGGTTTGAAGCCATCACCGCTATGGGAAGCCCCGAGCATTTATGTTCGGTGGAAGAATACAGGGAAGGAAAGCAGAAAAAAATTTACGATACTTATTTTAAGCAGGTGGCGGATTTACTTCCCGTAGGCGGAAGGTTTTATTGCCAGGCAATGGTGTTTGGTCCGAACATGGTGAAGTTTGAAGACATTAAATTCGGGCAAACCGATTTATGGAAAAAAGATTTTACCAATGAAGAGTACATGGATATTATCTGCGAAGTGTTTCCCGGCTCGTGGCTGCCCTATGGAAAAGAAGGATTGACGGAACCCGCTTCAAAATATTTTAAAGTGATTACCATTGACAGCGGGCGATTAGATTATATCGAAACCATTAAGCGCTGGACGGCAGCATTCACCGCTTTCAACTTCCAGAAATATTTGCTCTTTGCTTCCATGGCTCCGCAGTATCTCACCAGCGCTTCTTTCCGCAGATGGATGCGCAGATTTAAAATACAGGCGAACCTCCATGTTTTCTACAGGGAAATATTCGAACACTACCGCATTGTTTTTGAGAAGGTGAATGATTAA